One Thermococcus eurythermalis DNA segment encodes these proteins:
- the glpK gene encoding glycerol kinase GlpK, with the protein MERYVLSLDEGTTSARAIIFDRESNVMGMGQYEFPQHYPKPGWVEHDPEEIWDAQFRAIKTAIENAKIEPTQIAAIGVTNQRETTIVWDRNGKPLYNAIVWQCRRTAEMVEEIKREYGDVIKEKTGLVPDAYFSASKLKWLLDNVPGLREKAERGEVLFGTVDTFLIYRLTGEHVTDYSNASRTMLFNIRKLDWDEELLELFDIPEEVLPEIRESSEVYGYTKKELLGAEIPVSGDAGDQQAALFGQAGFETGMVKATYGTGSFILVNTGKTVRYSDNLLTTIAWGLDGKVTYALEGSVFVTGAAVQWLRDGIKIIKHAAETEELAEKLESNEGVYFVPAFVGLGAPYWDQFARGLIIGITRGTGREHLARATLEAIAYLTRDVIEEMEKLVGIKELRVDGGATKNDFLMQFQADILNRRVVRPVVKETTALGAAYLAGLAVDYWESLEEIKELWKAERVFEPRMDEETRERLYNGWKEAVKRAMGWAKVVGV; encoded by the coding sequence ATGGAGCGCTACGTCCTCTCACTTGACGAGGGAACCACCTCTGCCCGTGCCATAATTTTTGACAGGGAGAGCAACGTCATGGGAATGGGCCAGTACGAGTTCCCCCAACACTACCCAAAGCCGGGCTGGGTGGAGCACGACCCGGAGGAGATATGGGACGCGCAGTTCAGAGCGATAAAGACGGCCATCGAGAACGCCAAGATCGAACCGACCCAGATAGCGGCTATAGGTGTTACCAACCAGCGCGAGACTACAATCGTGTGGGACAGAAACGGAAAGCCCCTCTACAACGCTATAGTCTGGCAGTGCAGGAGAACGGCCGAAATGGTGGAAGAGATAAAGAGGGAATACGGCGATGTAATCAAGGAGAAGACGGGCCTCGTGCCGGACGCCTACTTCTCGGCCAGCAAGCTGAAGTGGCTCCTCGACAACGTCCCCGGCCTGAGGGAGAAGGCTGAAAGGGGCGAGGTTCTCTTTGGAACCGTTGACACGTTTCTCATCTACCGCCTTACTGGCGAGCACGTTACAGATTACTCCAACGCCTCAAGGACGATGCTCTTCAACATAAGGAAGCTCGACTGGGACGAGGAGCTCCTTGAGCTGTTCGACATTCCCGAAGAAGTCCTCCCCGAAATTAGAGAATCAAGCGAGGTCTACGGCTACACGAAGAAAGAGCTTTTGGGCGCTGAGATTCCCGTGAGCGGAGACGCCGGCGACCAGCAGGCGGCGCTCTTCGGCCAGGCTGGCTTTGAGACTGGGATGGTGAAGGCCACATACGGGACGGGGAGCTTCATTCTGGTCAACACCGGCAAGACCGTCCGCTATTCCGACAACCTACTTACAACCATAGCCTGGGGGCTTGACGGAAAAGTTACCTACGCCCTCGAGGGGAGTGTCTTCGTTACAGGCGCGGCAGTGCAGTGGCTCCGCGACGGGATAAAGATAATCAAGCACGCCGCAGAGACGGAAGAGCTTGCGGAGAAGCTTGAGAGCAACGAAGGAGTTTACTTCGTCCCGGCCTTCGTGGGGCTTGGAGCACCGTACTGGGACCAGTTCGCGAGGGGCCTGATAATCGGCATAACGCGCGGAACCGGAAGGGAGCACCTCGCGAGGGCGACGCTTGAGGCGATAGCCTACCTGACGCGCGACGTCATAGAGGAGATGGAGAAGCTCGTGGGCATAAAGGAGCTCCGCGTAGATGGGGGAGCAACCAAGAACGACTTCCTCATGCAGTTCCAGGCGGACATACTTAACAGGCGCGTTGTAAGGCCAGTCGTCAAGGAAACGACCGCACTCGGTGCGGCCTATCTGGCAGGTCTTGCCGTCGACTACTGGGAGAGCCTTGAGGAGATAAAGGAACTGTGGAAGGCTGAGAGGGTCTTCGAGCCGAGGATGGACGAAGAGACCAGAGAGAGACTTTACAACGGCTGGAAAGAGGCAGTAAAGAGGGCGATGGGCTGGGCGAAGGTAGTTGGAGTCTGA
- a CDS encoding glycerophosphodiester phosphodiesterase family protein, giving the protein MWERDRVIVLGHRGFIGKYPENSLLAFRKAIEAGADGIELDVWLTRDGRVIVMHDETIDRTSNITGRQKDMTLEELKRADIGGGERIPTLEEVFEVLPKDALVNIELKDKEAAREVARIVSENNPEQVMISSFEIDALRDYRKFDRDTVMGLLIDREDVVPMIPKLKGELNLWSINVPMEAIPIIGFEKTVQAIKWARSLGLKVVLWTENDELFYKDDNLARLKGLFEVVIANDVEGVIKYLHSIGLR; this is encoded by the coding sequence ATGTGGGAGCGGGATAGAGTGATAGTTCTCGGCCACAGGGGTTTTATCGGCAAATACCCCGAGAACAGCCTTCTGGCCTTTAGAAAGGCAATTGAAGCAGGGGCAGATGGAATAGAGCTCGACGTCTGGCTGACCCGGGACGGAAGGGTCATCGTCATGCACGACGAGACCATAGACAGGACGAGCAACATAACGGGAAGGCAGAAGGACATGACCCTTGAAGAGCTGAAGAGGGCGGACATTGGCGGCGGCGAGAGAATTCCTACCCTTGAGGAAGTTTTCGAGGTTCTCCCGAAGGACGCACTGGTCAACATCGAGCTTAAGGACAAGGAGGCCGCGAGAGAGGTCGCCCGGATTGTCAGCGAGAACAACCCGGAGCAGGTCATGATCTCTTCGTTTGAGATTGATGCACTTAGGGATTACCGCAAATTCGACAGGGACACCGTCATGGGCCTTCTCATAGACAGAGAAGACGTCGTCCCGATGATTCCAAAGCTTAAGGGGGAGCTGAACCTCTGGTCAATAAACGTCCCGATGGAAGCAATCCCCATAATCGGCTTCGAGAAGACGGTTCAGGCGATTAAATGGGCCCGCTCTCTCGGCCTTAAAGTTGTCCTGTGGACGGAGAACGATGAGCTCTTCTACAAAGACGACAACCTCGCAAGGCTGAAGGGCCTCTTCGAGGTGGTCATAGCGAACGACGTTGAAGGCGTGATTAAGTATCTCCACAGCATTGGACTTAGGTGA
- a CDS encoding glycerophosphodiester phosphodiesterase family protein produces MDSERPIVLGHRGLKGPLENTLPAFKRALRHCDGIEFDVRVTADGKLVAIHDGEFQVGGIKYIVKSLTYRELTRLHPRGRLIPTVGKILKLRPGLINADLKDLDALIPLIDSLERKKMLERTVISTDVWEWVPIIHRECPDCRVGFSITNAMGLVRSLRAGVYSVHVPLDLVEYLGLEGFVALLNLYRKNSEVWLWNYMMNEIEIVPRVIGLANAVISDDPLRLKRFIFSRLTWTEAT; encoded by the coding sequence ATGGACAGTGAAAGGCCTATCGTCCTTGGACACAGGGGTCTAAAGGGGCCGCTTGAGAACACTCTCCCCGCCTTTAAGAGGGCCCTCAGGCACTGCGACGGCATTGAATTTGATGTAAGGGTTACGGCAGATGGAAAACTGGTGGCAATACACGATGGAGAGTTTCAGGTCGGGGGAATAAAATACATAGTCAAGTCCCTGACGTACCGGGAGCTTACAAGGCTCCACCCACGGGGAAGGCTTATCCCAACCGTGGGGAAGATTCTAAAACTGCGGCCCGGCCTGATAAACGCCGACCTTAAAGACCTGGACGCTCTAATCCCCCTCATCGATTCCCTTGAGCGGAAAAAGATGCTTGAAAGGACAGTTATCTCGACGGACGTCTGGGAATGGGTTCCCATTATCCATAGGGAGTGTCCGGACTGTCGAGTTGGGTTTTCAATAACAAATGCAATGGGTCTGGTCAGAAGCCTCCGCGCGGGGGTGTACTCCGTCCACGTCCCGCTTGACCTCGTTGAATACCTCGGTCTTGAGGGGTTCGTTGCCCTCCTCAACCTCTACCGGAAAAACAGTGAGGTGTGGCTCTGGAACTACATGATGAACGAGATTGAGATAGTCCCCAGAGTTATTGGGCTCGCAAACGCGGTAATCTCAGACGACCCGCTGAGGCTGAAAAGGTTTATATTCTCCCGACTCACCTGGACTGAGGCGACCTGA
- a CDS encoding SLC45 family MFS transporter, whose product MEFKYRRIFLLGFGFFGISIIWSLYNAYIPIFLQDTFKMSRTVTGFVMTIDNLFAVLLLPFLGALSDKTRTRLGRRKPYILMGAPSAALMFALIPVARAYENLALFMGTIILMNFFMALFRSPVIAFMPDITPSEKRSQANGIINFMGGVGALLAYFGGKVLYDMNYAYPFFVGAAIMLLANLLVVLFVPEPEEYRVSGEKISLRKLLSETSKKSFGELKENLKDVFASHEKSLFFMLLSIFFWFVAFNSVETFFTSYAKYHLGIEESTGAFMMGVVSLSFMLFAIPAGLLGGRVGRKKTITAGLIIVGAAMLGAYLLGETSKPGSSALTDPVVLKFMVLFFFGGIGWAMVNVNSLPMVVDMTTEEKLGGYTGLYYFFSQAANLVAPPLAGAFLDVIGYKTLLPFAVAFFLMATITMQFVKRGDIVRYKGDALDYVPDMD is encoded by the coding sequence TTGGAATTTAAGTATCGCAGGATATTCCTCCTCGGCTTCGGTTTCTTCGGTATAAGCATAATATGGTCCCTGTACAACGCATACATACCGATTTTCCTGCAGGACACCTTCAAAATGAGCAGGACTGTGACGGGCTTCGTAATGACGATAGACAACCTCTTTGCGGTTCTGCTGTTGCCGTTTCTGGGGGCGCTGAGCGACAAAACGCGGACGCGCTTGGGCCGCAGGAAGCCGTATATCTTGATGGGTGCTCCTTCCGCCGCCCTGATGTTCGCCCTCATTCCGGTGGCAAGGGCGTATGAAAACCTCGCCCTCTTTATGGGAACTATAATCCTGATGAACTTCTTCATGGCACTCTTCCGCTCGCCGGTCATAGCGTTCATGCCGGACATAACCCCGAGCGAGAAGCGTTCACAGGCGAACGGCATCATCAACTTCATGGGTGGTGTAGGTGCCTTGCTGGCCTACTTCGGCGGCAAGGTGCTCTACGACATGAACTACGCCTACCCGTTCTTTGTAGGCGCGGCCATAATGCTCCTCGCAAACTTGCTCGTCGTCCTCTTCGTGCCGGAACCCGAGGAGTACCGCGTCTCGGGTGAAAAAATCAGCCTGCGGAAGCTCCTTTCCGAAACTTCCAAGAAGAGCTTTGGCGAGCTGAAGGAAAACCTCAAGGACGTTTTTGCCAGCCACGAGAAAAGCCTGTTCTTCATGCTGCTCTCCATATTCTTCTGGTTCGTCGCCTTCAACTCCGTGGAGACGTTCTTCACGAGCTACGCGAAGTACCACCTCGGCATCGAGGAGAGCACCGGCGCCTTCATGATGGGCGTCGTTTCACTCAGCTTCATGCTCTTTGCCATTCCCGCTGGTCTTCTAGGCGGCCGTGTGGGGAGGAAAAAGACCATCACGGCAGGGCTGATTATTGTGGGTGCCGCCATGCTGGGGGCCTACCTCCTCGGGGAGACTTCAAAACCTGGAAGTAGTGCCTTGACGGACCCGGTGGTGCTGAAGTTCATGGTTCTCTTTTTCTTTGGTGGCATTGGATGGGCGATGGTCAACGTCAATTCCCTTCCAATGGTTGTGGACATGACGACCGAAGAGAAGCTTGGAGGTTACACGGGCCTCTACTACTTCTTCAGCCAGGCGGCTAACTTAGTTGCTCCCCCGCTGGCAGGGGCATTCCTCGACGTGATAGGGTACAAGACTCTCCTGCCGTTCGCGGTGGCATTCTTCCTGATGGCGACGATAACGATGCAGTTCGTTAAGCGTGGAGACATCGTCAGGTACAAGGGCGATGCGCTGGACTATGTACCGGATATGGATTGA
- a CDS encoding MFS transporter codes for MERRKFDWGVVLGLALLGFSRSMGWALNKGFSFPLLSDYTSSAFVKGSILALEGVIGLIVPPLLGYYSDTLRSKHGRRRPFIFVGGVLAAIATLMIWTAYKIGAPLWAFALTLGFLYLSLHLYTAQFRALMPDTIESGQRGKASGVITLLEWAGNLFLFGLGGFMVAKYGKDHIGPFGLTAIFLFLAAVFVYYRVREPEAPEIKGNESLSEYVKSIFATKDFLKFYTAQILWWMSFEFIAIFLYGIIAFILKGAATKENIDAVTSMGLYLMALFNVAVLVGSLPGGYIYDRVGRRLSIIIGGLIFALPQLWGWFIHTETQIYAALLIAGVGWGALIAASYPVVGDLLTKFEKEAFTGRYYGVYEATKSIPVLLAGTIGGAIVDLAGGNYRILFPLGAFLVLLAMPLIWSMKELEVRKE; via the coding sequence ATGGAAAGGAGAAAGTTTGACTGGGGCGTGGTTCTCGGTCTTGCCCTCTTAGGGTTCAGCAGGAGCATGGGGTGGGCACTCAACAAGGGATTCTCGTTTCCTCTACTCTCCGACTACACGAGCTCTGCCTTTGTGAAGGGAAGCATTCTGGCGCTTGAAGGGGTTATAGGGTTGATAGTCCCCCCTCTCCTCGGCTATTACAGCGATACCCTCCGCTCAAAACATGGACGGAGGAGGCCCTTCATATTCGTCGGCGGAGTCCTAGCCGCTATCGCGACGCTGATGATATGGACGGCCTACAAGATTGGGGCTCCCCTATGGGCCTTTGCCCTCACGCTGGGCTTCCTGTACCTCTCGCTCCACCTCTACACCGCGCAGTTCAGGGCGTTGATGCCTGACACAATTGAGAGCGGTCAGCGCGGGAAGGCGAGCGGGGTAATAACCCTCCTCGAGTGGGCCGGCAACCTCTTCCTCTTTGGTCTTGGTGGTTTTATGGTCGCAAAGTACGGGAAGGACCACATCGGCCCCTTCGGTCTGACTGCCATCTTCCTGTTCCTCGCGGCGGTTTTCGTCTATTACAGGGTCAGGGAGCCGGAGGCCCCAGAGATAAAGGGCAACGAGAGCCTGTCCGAGTACGTGAAGAGTATATTCGCCACGAAGGACTTTCTCAAGTTCTACACGGCTCAAATTCTCTGGTGGATGAGCTTCGAGTTCATAGCAATATTCCTCTACGGCATAATAGCCTTCATCCTCAAGGGCGCAGCCACCAAGGAAAACATTGACGCGGTTACCTCGATGGGCCTCTACCTCATGGCGCTGTTCAACGTGGCCGTGCTCGTTGGTTCTCTGCCCGGAGGATACATCTACGACAGGGTCGGCAGGAGGCTGAGCATAATCATCGGAGGCCTCATATTCGCCCTCCCCCAGCTCTGGGGCTGGTTTATTCATACTGAGACCCAGATTTATGCGGCACTGTTGATAGCGGGCGTTGGCTGGGGTGCCCTGATAGCGGCCTCCTATCCGGTCGTCGGCGACCTGCTCACCAAGTTCGAGAAGGAGGCCTTCACGGGCCGCTACTACGGCGTCTACGAGGCCACCAAGTCAATTCCCGTGCTCCTCGCGGGAACAATTGGCGGGGCCATCGTTGACCTGGCCGGCGGCAACTACAGGATCCTCTTCCCGCTGGGAGCGTTCTTGGTGCTCCTCGCGATGCCGTTAATATGGAGCATGAAGGAGCTTGAGGTGAGGAAAGAATGA
- a CDS encoding alpha/beta hydrolase → MMLWLILFILLAFLTFSAFVGYKMVKPPRFVGDWTPRDLGYDYEDVTIETRDGLKLSGWWIPNGDKTVIPLHGYTRSRWDEVYMRQTIEFLLNEGYSVLVFDFRAHGKSEGNYTTVGEKELIDVISAIDWLKKHHPENAEKIGLVGFSMGAVVTIRALAEDERIACGVADSPPIYLDKTGARGLKYFANLPEWLYHFVKPFTKLFTGGKELNMVEYAHRVKKPLLLIAGEKDPLVRPEEVREFYERNKKVNPNVELWVTDAPHVRTLKLHPEEWKARVEDFLSRHL, encoded by the coding sequence ATGATGCTGTGGCTTATCCTTTTTATTCTCCTGGCCTTCCTGACGTTCTCTGCCTTTGTGGGCTACAAGATGGTCAAGCCGCCGCGCTTTGTCGGCGACTGGACGCCCAGAGACCTCGGCTACGACTACGAAGATGTCACCATTGAGACGAGGGACGGGCTCAAGCTCAGCGGCTGGTGGATTCCAAACGGCGACAAGACGGTTATCCCCCTTCACGGCTACACGAGGAGCAGGTGGGACGAGGTATACATGAGGCAGACCATCGAGTTCCTGCTTAACGAAGGCTACAGCGTCCTTGTCTTTGACTTCCGCGCCCACGGAAAGAGCGAGGGCAACTACACGACGGTCGGGGAGAAGGAGCTTATTGACGTCATCTCCGCCATAGACTGGCTGAAGAAGCACCACCCGGAGAATGCGGAAAAGATAGGGCTCGTCGGCTTCTCGATGGGGGCAGTCGTCACGATAAGGGCACTCGCAGAGGACGAGAGGATTGCCTGCGGCGTAGCCGATTCACCGCCCATCTACCTCGACAAGACCGGGGCGAGGGGCCTGAAGTACTTCGCGAACCTTCCTGAGTGGCTCTACCACTTCGTCAAGCCCTTCACGAAGCTATTCACCGGCGGAAAGGAGCTCAACATGGTCGAGTATGCCCACAGGGTGAAAAAGCCCCTGCTCCTCATAGCTGGCGAGAAAGACCCGCTCGTCAGGCCGGAAGAGGTCAGGGAGTTCTACGAACGGAACAAGAAGGTGAACCCGAACGTCGAGCTCTGGGTCACCGATGCGCCACACGTCAGGACTTTGAAGCTCCACCCGGAGGAGTGGAAGGCGAGGGTGGAGGACTTCCTCAGCAGACATCTTTAG
- a CDS encoding DUF2334 domain-containing protein: MRRLVALATLFLVLVSSSSLSSPAYVPSFGRFAILIHDVSPAYLPQLREITAVIDEYGLQNQTYLFVIPNHGGKMPICEHPEFVEFISGLRAKGYHVELHGYDHIGDEFDCGADMARRKLELGLKALSYLNATPEYFIAPRYSLSGGALEVLLDYNLTVIGEDFITFPDGTSSPVLNREYTWYLPEFLLGYNLESAKSSYLHTEGTFFLSVHPGAVNNKAGMEFLREFFGFVTTHEKQTSGSGLG, from the coding sequence ATGAGGAGGTTGGTTGCCCTTGCGACGCTGTTTCTGGTTCTGGTGTCTTCGAGCTCCCTATCCAGCCCGGCCTACGTCCCTTCCTTCGGGCGCTTCGCAATTCTCATTCACGATGTCAGCCCGGCCTATCTGCCCCAGCTGAGGGAGATAACGGCAGTCATTGACGAGTACGGCCTCCAGAACCAGACCTATCTCTTTGTAATCCCGAACCACGGCGGGAAAATGCCCATATGTGAGCACCCGGAGTTCGTGGAGTTCATTTCCGGGCTCAGGGCTAAGGGCTACCACGTCGAGCTCCACGGGTACGACCACATCGGGGACGAGTTTGACTGTGGCGCTGATATGGCCAGGAGAAAGCTTGAGCTAGGCCTGAAGGCCCTCTCATACCTCAACGCCACGCCCGAATACTTCATCGCCCCCCGCTACTCCCTGTCGGGCGGTGCGCTTGAAGTTTTGCTGGACTACAACCTAACTGTTATAGGGGAGGACTTCATAACCTTCCCGGACGGCACCTCAAGCCCCGTGCTCAACAGGGAGTACACGTGGTACCTCCCGGAGTTTCTCCTTGGATACAACCTGGAAAGCGCCAAGTCCTCATACCTCCACACCGAGGGGACTTTCTTTCTCTCGGTTCACCCTGGGGCCGTGAACAACAAAGCAGGAATGGAGTTCCTGAGGGAGTTTTTTGGGTTTGTAACGACCCATGAAAAACAGACTTCCGGAAGTGGCCTCGGCTAA
- the upp gene encoding uracil phosphoribosyltransferase, producing MKAERWEGVYSFEDSPFIMEILTELRDERTGPIAFRKGLVKLGRYMAYELTKTMETERVPVKTPLEETEGVIVRDRRNVVIITVLRAAIPLMEGLIKVLDHARVGIVSASRGKAPKFEIEMNYVKIPEIRPEDTVIIADPMIATGSTLIKVIDEVKRYGKPKRLVVVGVLAAPEGIERVKKAHPEVEMFVAKVDRELNDKGYILPGLGDAGDRAFGAPIKL from the coding sequence ATGAAGGCTGAAAGGTGGGAAGGTGTTTACTCCTTCGAGGACAGCCCCTTCATCATGGAGATTCTGACGGAGCTCAGGGACGAGAGGACAGGGCCGATAGCCTTCAGGAAAGGTCTCGTCAAGCTCGGCCGCTACATGGCCTACGAGCTGACGAAAACGATGGAAACCGAGAGGGTTCCCGTCAAGACCCCGCTGGAGGAAACCGAGGGCGTAATCGTCAGGGACAGGCGCAACGTCGTCATAATAACAGTCCTCCGCGCAGCCATACCGCTTATGGAAGGCCTCATCAAGGTGCTCGACCACGCGCGCGTCGGCATAGTCTCTGCTTCCCGCGGAAAGGCCCCAAAGTTCGAGATTGAGATGAACTACGTCAAGATTCCGGAGATAAGGCCCGAGGACACCGTAATAATAGCGGATCCGATGATAGCGACGGGCTCGACGCTGATAAAGGTCATTGATGAAGTCAAGCGCTACGGGAAGCCGAAGAGGCTTGTTGTCGTCGGCGTTCTGGCGGCCCCCGAGGGGATAGAGAGGGTAAAAAAGGCCCACCCAGAGGTCGAGATGTTCGTGGCAAAGGTTGACAGGGAGCTGAACGACAAGGGCTACATCTTACCTGGTCTTGGGGACGCTGGAGACAGGGCCTTCGGTGCCCCCATCAAGCTTTGA
- a CDS encoding MATE family efflux transporter translates to MSEKIQRMREQILNGPIEKTLLVLAGPLIVNNLVQVLYNITDTFWLGKLGREALSAPGVTWPIIGTLMALGMGFATAGFAFVGQYIGAGEYEKANRSAGALYSLMTFFSVATAIVALLILPYALRFMRVSENVYPYSLTYATIVFLGLPFSFAFMAFGALMRATGDTKTPVKITLLTVMINIILDPLFIFGWLGFPELGVAGAALATVIANVVGAAIGLYLLFTDRVGISLSIESLKPDFEFYGKLFRVGLPSSIGQSANSFGFVILTRIIFGFGDVTYAAYTITTRLVNFLTGISRGISMAMGTMIAQNVGAGKFERAKKIAERTMLVNFAIASLAVLIIGIFRVPIFRVFLDDPKVIAESKIVLEYFLISVPFFNGIFIVVNRTFSSAGHTKKSMLLGILRLWGLRIPLSYAFGYIRGITILGISIPLAELFGYTSKGVFFGMGMSNFVAAVIALAWFLRGSWMKSIIEKEAKTGDKTSSGYQAEG, encoded by the coding sequence ATGAGCGAGAAAATCCAGAGAATGAGAGAGCAGATACTTAACGGCCCGATAGAGAAGACCCTCCTGGTTCTCGCGGGCCCGTTAATAGTCAACAACCTCGTCCAGGTGCTCTACAACATAACCGATACCTTCTGGCTTGGAAAGCTGGGCAGGGAAGCCCTGTCCGCTCCGGGCGTCACGTGGCCCATAATCGGGACGCTCATGGCGCTGGGCATGGGCTTTGCGACGGCCGGATTTGCGTTCGTCGGGCAGTACATCGGGGCGGGCGAATACGAGAAGGCGAACCGCTCGGCAGGGGCACTCTACTCCCTCATGACGTTCTTCTCGGTCGCCACAGCCATAGTGGCCCTTCTGATTCTCCCCTACGCCCTCCGCTTCATGCGCGTGAGCGAGAACGTCTACCCCTACTCCCTAACCTATGCCACCATAGTTTTCCTTGGACTGCCGTTCTCCTTCGCGTTCATGGCCTTTGGTGCCCTCATGAGGGCCACGGGCGACACAAAGACGCCCGTCAAGATAACGCTCCTCACAGTGATGATAAACATAATCCTGGACCCCCTCTTCATCTTCGGCTGGCTGGGCTTTCCTGAGCTCGGCGTGGCCGGGGCGGCGCTGGCGACGGTTATAGCCAACGTTGTCGGAGCGGCCATCGGACTCTACCTCCTCTTCACAGACCGCGTTGGGATAAGCCTGAGCATTGAGAGCCTCAAGCCCGACTTCGAATTTTACGGAAAGCTCTTCAGGGTCGGCCTCCCATCGAGTATAGGCCAGTCCGCAAACAGCTTTGGATTTGTGATACTCACAAGGATTATCTTCGGCTTCGGCGACGTTACCTACGCCGCCTACACCATAACCACCCGCCTCGTGAACTTCCTGACCGGCATATCGAGGGGTATAAGCATGGCAATGGGGACGATGATAGCCCAGAACGTTGGGGCAGGGAAGTTTGAGAGGGCGAAGAAGATAGCCGAGAGGACGATGCTCGTCAACTTCGCAATAGCGAGCCTGGCGGTTCTGATAATTGGAATCTTCCGCGTCCCAATCTTCAGAGTCTTCCTCGACGACCCGAAGGTCATAGCCGAGAGCAAAATCGTCCTGGAGTACTTCCTCATCTCGGTGCCCTTCTTCAACGGCATCTTCATAGTCGTGAACAGGACGTTCAGCTCAGCTGGCCACACTAAGAAGAGCATGCTCCTCGGCATACTCCGCCTGTGGGGCCTCAGGATACCGCTGAGCTATGCCTTCGGCTACATAAGGGGCATCACGATACTTGGAATATCCATACCGCTTGCAGAGCTCTTTGGCTACACTAGCAAGGGCGTTTTCTTCGGCATGGGTATGAGCAACTTTGTGGCGGCGGTCATAGCGCTCGCTTGGTTCCTCCGCGGCAGCTGGATGAAATCCATAATCGAAAAGGAGGCAAAAACTGGGGACAAAACTAGTTCAGGTTATCAGGCGGAAGGCTAA
- a CDS encoding DUF2334 domain-containing protein, whose amino-acid sequence MTEEKEEKQKNSPEPPLVFVHDVTPYYFDDLREIVAVLDEYNYSNRTVLFVIPVFDPDHYGDEWSLRNHPDFVEYLHELQMRGYRVELHGYGHTYHEFNCSYETAKEKLDNATAMMTSLGFGNLTLFLPPAWALNNESLKAILEHNLTVVTPDWLIFPNGTRQRIWNREYTWYIERNEVEGRLSVALHDYRKAIEEGIPFYLSVHPGVINYGGGLEFLREFLDTVCRPEKS is encoded by the coding sequence ATGACTGAGGAGAAGGAAGAGAAACAAAAGAACAGCCCAGAGCCCCCGTTAGTTTTTGTCCACGACGTTACTCCGTACTACTTCGATGACCTGAGAGAGATCGTAGCCGTTCTTGATGAGTACAACTACTCCAACAGGACTGTTCTCTTTGTAATCCCCGTCTTTGACCCCGACCACTACGGTGACGAGTGGAGCCTAAGAAACCACCCAGATTTTGTGGAATACCTGCACGAGCTCCAGATGAGAGGCTATAGGGTGGAGCTCCACGGGTACGGGCACACCTACCACGAGTTCAACTGCTCCTATGAGACTGCGAAAGAGAAGCTCGACAACGCAACGGCCATGATGACCTCGCTGGGCTTTGGCAACCTTACACTTTTCCTCCCGCCAGCGTGGGCGCTCAACAACGAGTCCCTCAAGGCAATTCTGGAGCACAACCTCACCGTCGTCACGCCCGACTGGCTCATCTTCCCCAACGGAACCAGGCAGAGGATATGGAACCGGGAGTACACCTGGTACATAGAGCGGAATGAAGTCGAGGGCAGGCTCTCAGTTGCCCTCCACGACTACAGAAAGGCCATTGAGGAAGGAATTCCTTTCTACCTGTCAGTCCACCCGGGGGTAATCAACTACGGGGGCGGGCTCGAATTTCTGAGAGAGTTCCTGGATACGGTCTGTCGTCCAGAAAAATCATAA